From the Mycobacteriales bacterium genome, the window GTGCTGCTCACCGACCAGCCGGCGGTCGCGACGCTGGCGGGGCCGGCGGCCCTGCTGGTGCCGGTGGACCGCCCGCTCGCGGCGCCCACGCGGCCGATCCTGCCGTTCGTCCGGCGCCGGCTGCGCCACGCCCGCGGCCTGCCGGCGACCGTGATCGCCCGCGGCGACGGGCTGAGCTGGTACTGGCAGGTCGGCGATCCGAACGGCGCCGGAACGCCTGATCCGCTGCCACCCGAGCTGGCCGATACCGCCGCGGCGACCGCCTCCGCCGTCGTCGCCACCGGGCCCGCACTGCTCACCGCGCTGGCCTGGGGCTCGCCGACGGTCACCGACCCGGGGTCGGCGGCGCAGGTCGGAGCCGTCGACGGCGTACATGTCGTCGTGGTGGCCGACCCGGACCGGCGACACGCCGCGGCGCTGGATCTCGCTGCCGACGACGCCCGGTCCGCCCGCATCGCCTGGCAGGGCCGCCAACTCGTGGAGCGCCGGCACGACCTGCACTGGACGGCCCGCGAGCTGCTGCGCCGCCTCGACCTGCCGCAGCACCCGGCCGGCCGGCTCGGCGGGGTCGCCCGCGACCGGCTCGAGGAGCTCGACACGCCGCCGGATTCGCCGGCCCGCTGGCGGATCGAATCGCTGGTCGCCGCGCTTCCCGGCCTTCCTCACGCAACGAACGAAGGACGCTGATGGGATCCTCACTGCCACCCCCGTTGCGGTCGGACGCCACCGACCGGCTGCCCCTGCACATCGTGCGCGACGCCCCGGAGCAGGACCCCGGGGACGGACCGGCACCGGGCACCGGCCGCCCGCGCACACCACGGGCCTTCGCCGGCG encodes:
- a CDS encoding glycosyltransferase, with protein sequence MSLPRLGLLVGVEPPEALRRVLREVADRVRLVDGLRPADDGPAPQTFLWYADPTRPPAGSVYAVWVSRAADLETDLASSAAVLLTDQPAVATLAGPAALLVPVDRPLAAPTRPILPFVRRRLRHARGLPATVIARGDGLSWYWQVGDPNGAGTPDPLPPELADTAAATASAVVATGPALLTALAWGSPTVTDPGSAAQVGAVDGVHVVVVADPDRRHAAALDLAADDARSARIAWQGRQLVERRHDLHWTARELLRRLDLPQHPAGRLGGVARDRLEELDTPPDSPARWRIESLVAALPGLPHATNEGR